In Gemmata obscuriglobus, a single genomic region encodes these proteins:
- a CDS encoding AbrB/MazE/SpoVT family DNA-binding domain-containing protein, with protein sequence MQIEHVILGKGGRLVIPITMRNEIGIQAGDILVLESDGDSLLVRTRDRVLREVQASFADIVPADVLLSDELIAERRADAERDCRN encoded by the coding sequence ATGCAAATCGAACACGTCATCCTCGGAAAGGGTGGCCGACTGGTGATCCCGATCACAATGCGTAACGAGATCGGAATCCAGGCCGGCGACATTCTCGTGCTGGAGTCGGACGGTGACAGCCTTCTGGTTCGCACCCGCGATCGGGTACTGCGCGAGGTGCAGGCGTCCTTTGCCGACATCGTACCAGCGGATGTGCTGCTATCCGATGAGCTGATTGCCGAACGACGTGCCGACGCCGAGCGTGACTGTCGGAACTGA
- a CDS encoding tyrosine-type recombinase/integrase, giving the protein MTHLPTLNTPDQRLPSVNDLRSQLAEAVSAWLTRSPSVETRSGYARDLNQFMAHAGIAVRAWDELPHVRPGHIAAWRDQLLAAGLTNAAISRKLSVVRSLFGYLRAYGYEGPNPADTAFVAAPPVPRDGKTVALTPEDCRRLLDATSAQTPEGVRDRALLAVLAFTGCRVGELCRLRVGDYKTSGGHKVLEIRGKGGKERRVPLHPEAFERLDAWLETAGLQGATGPLFRPVRTARGGGREGFRAAPLSRRAVQVLVARYVRRLQLDPHVTVHSFRVTALTTARERGADIVDLQDFAGHADPRTTLGYIRNRDRLSRSPAYVLKY; this is encoded by the coding sequence GTGACCCACCTCCCGACCCTTAACACACCCGACCAGCGTTTACCGTCCGTTAACGATCTCCGCTCCCAACTCGCCGAGGCGGTATCGGCGTGGCTGACCCGCTCGCCCTCGGTCGAAACCCGGTCCGGCTACGCCCGCGACTTGAACCAGTTCATGGCGCATGCTGGCATAGCGGTTAGAGCGTGGGACGAATTGCCGCACGTCCGCCCCGGACACATCGCCGCCTGGCGCGACCAGTTGCTCGCCGCCGGGCTCACGAACGCGGCAATCAGTCGCAAGCTCTCGGTCGTCCGATCCCTGTTCGGCTACCTGCGAGCGTACGGATACGAGGGGCCGAATCCGGCCGACACCGCTTTCGTGGCCGCGCCGCCGGTACCGCGCGATGGTAAGACGGTGGCCCTGACTCCGGAGGATTGTCGCCGCCTTCTCGACGCCACATCTGCACAGACTCCCGAAGGTGTGAGGGATCGCGCGCTCCTCGCGGTGCTGGCGTTCACCGGTTGCCGGGTGGGCGAGCTGTGCCGCCTGCGTGTAGGAGATTATAAGACCAGCGGCGGGCACAAAGTGCTGGAGATCCGTGGAAAAGGTGGTAAGGAGAGGCGTGTGCCTCTGCATCCGGAGGCGTTCGAGCGGCTCGACGCGTGGCTGGAAACGGCCGGGTTGCAGGGCGCGACAGGGCCGCTATTCCGCCCGGTGCGGACGGCCCGAGGCGGTGGAAGGGAAGGGTTCCGCGCCGCCCCGCTGTCGCGGCGGGCGGTGCAGGTGCTGGTCGCGCGGTATGTCCGGCGACTGCAATTGGACCCGCACGTGACCGTCCACTCGTTCCGGGTGACGGCTCTGACGACGGCGCGGGAGCGCGGGGCCGACATCGTGGATCTGCAGGACTTCGCCGGCCACGCAGATCCGCGAACCACCCTTGGCTACATTCGCAACCGCGACCGGCTCAGCCGCTCGCCGGCGTACGTCCTGAAATACTGA
- a CDS encoding type II toxin-antitoxin system ParD family antitoxin gives MKFESALPPHLEQFVRDQLATGRFRSEGEVVHTALHLLEGQAHSREADSAWLKQELDKGLSSRPGEPITRQFWDQLRARVRTRAGRGDGA, from the coding sequence ATGAAGTTCGAATCCGCACTCCCTCCACACCTGGAACAGTTCGTCAGGGACCAACTCGCGACCGGTCGCTTTCGGTCCGAGGGCGAGGTGGTTCACACCGCCCTGCATTTGCTGGAAGGGCAGGCCCATTCGCGCGAGGCCGACAGCGCCTGGCTCAAGCAGGAGTTGGACAAGGGGCTGAGCAGTCGGCCGGGCGAGCCCATCACCCGGCAGTTCTGGGACCAACTCCGTGCCCGGGTGCGCACGCGTGCGGGACGAGGTGATGGCGCCTGA
- a CDS encoding PIN domain-containing protein, which translates to MPNDVPTPSVTVGTDTVLDASALLALLRSEPGAARVAAALDGAVISAVSLAEVLTNVAAYGKSHAVTSAILRLRLPVIPFDEVQAGHVADLPQPPHAARLSLGDRACLALGLVYGVPVLTTNQAWGAFNTGVRVEIIR; encoded by the coding sequence TTGCCGAACGACGTGCCGACGCCGAGCGTGACTGTCGGAACTGACACCGTCCTGGACGCCTCGGCCCTCCTCGCGTTGCTCCGGTCCGAGCCGGGCGCTGCGCGTGTCGCGGCCGCACTCGACGGCGCGGTCATTTCGGCGGTGAGCCTAGCCGAAGTGCTCACCAATGTGGCTGCTTACGGCAAATCGCACGCTGTGACCTCCGCAATCTTGCGGCTACGACTGCCGGTGATTCCGTTCGACGAAGTGCAGGCCGGCCACGTGGCCGACTTGCCGCAACCGCCCCACGCCGCACGTCTGTCATTGGGCGATCGGGCATGCCTGGCGCTGGGGCTCGTTTATGGCGTGCCGGTACTCACCACGAACCAGGCCTGGGGGGCCTTTAATACTGGCGTTCGCGTCGAGATCATCCGTTGA
- a CDS encoding type II toxin-antitoxin system RelE/ParE family toxin, with amino-acid sequence MATADLTELADHFLERAGPAVALRFLDAAEHAFEQLVAMPRIGAVLGLDELPYEDIRRWQIDGFGRLMILYREVADGVEVIRVLHAARDIPAVLRTVPA; translated from the coding sequence GTGGCGACCGCCGACCTCACCGAACTGGCGGATCACTTTCTCGAACGCGCCGGCCCCGCCGTCGCGCTGCGGTTCCTCGATGCGGCCGAGCACGCGTTCGAGCAACTCGTCGCGATGCCGCGGATTGGCGCCGTGCTCGGGCTCGACGAACTCCCGTACGAGGACATCCGGCGCTGGCAGATCGACGGCTTCGGCCGCCTGATGATTCTGTACCGGGAAGTGGCGGACGGCGTTGAAGTGATCCGCGTCTTGCACGCTGCCCGCGACATTCCCGCGGTACTGCGGACTGTACCGGCGTAA